From the Amycolatopsis thermoflava N1165 genome, one window contains:
- a CDS encoding ROK family transcriptional regulator, protein MSNAAAVLGAIRREGPLSRAAIAELTSLSMPTVSRQVAALAEARLVRDAPDLARAGAVGRPRVPVDIDDTVLAACGVHIGVRTTTFGIVDLRGRLVGSEKIPTPRGSAEDGLAYLAAKVRAFLRRWRERRVVGLGLATGGQVDIARGLITHDRLGWHRAPAQAVLARGTGLPVHVDGHVPAMAHAELLFGEGKQYPSLLYFYARQVVGAALVVNGVLHRGPGQAGSVAHLPVGGDVRCPCGRTGCLEATVNDQTDRGALAERAATMGRAVAILRDVVNPDQVVLGGQNITDAPEHLATLLHAFAATTALPGTDLVTVTRFGPDVQAVAACTGVLADIFADPTPLMT, encoded by the coding sequence TCAGCCGTCAGGTCGCCGCGCTCGCCGAGGCCCGGCTGGTGCGGGACGCGCCGGACCTGGCCCGCGCCGGCGCCGTCGGACGGCCCAGGGTGCCGGTCGACATCGACGACACCGTGCTCGCCGCGTGCGGGGTGCACATCGGCGTCCGCACCACCACGTTCGGCATCGTCGACCTGCGCGGCCGGCTGGTCGGCAGCGAGAAGATCCCGACCCCGCGGGGCAGCGCCGAAGACGGGCTGGCGTACCTCGCCGCGAAGGTCCGTGCGTTCCTGCGGCGCTGGCGGGAGCGGCGGGTCGTCGGGCTCGGGCTCGCCACCGGCGGCCAGGTCGACATCGCCCGCGGCCTGATCACGCACGACCGGCTCGGCTGGCACCGCGCCCCCGCGCAGGCGGTGCTGGCGCGCGGGACGGGGCTGCCGGTGCACGTCGACGGCCACGTGCCCGCGATGGCGCACGCCGAGCTGCTGTTCGGCGAGGGCAAGCAGTACCCGAGCCTGCTCTACTTCTACGCCCGTCAGGTCGTCGGCGCGGCGCTCGTGGTCAACGGCGTGCTGCACCGCGGCCCCGGCCAGGCCGGGTCCGTCGCGCACCTGCCGGTCGGCGGCGACGTGCGGTGCCCGTGCGGCCGGACCGGCTGCCTCGAAGCGACGGTCAACGACCAGACCGACCGGGGGGCGCTGGCCGAGCGCGCCGCGACGATGGGCCGGGCGGTCGCCATCCTGCGCGACGTCGTCAACCCGGACCAGGTCGTCCTCGGCGGTCAGAACATCACCGACGCGCCGGAGCACCTGGCGACCCTGCTGCACGCGTTCGCGGCGACGACCGCGCTACCCGGCACCGACCTGGTGACCGTGACGAGGTTCGGCCCGGACGTCCAGGCCGTCGCGGCGTGCACCGGCGTCCTGGCGGACATCTTCGCCGACCCGACGCCGCTGATGACGTGA
- a CDS encoding type VII secretion protein EccE, producing the protein MTAADAGVSAGGGTAPEAPRPRRFTMAPFVLPIGFAQIAVWESALVATLLAVHDVLPAKLVVTVLAVLVIASTSVRFAGRHLAGWALTWVSYRLLQHDERRQAADPLRVLAHDFRLRQHVDRAGNRFGVAGVGDGWTTVIRLREGVEPDVAKVLDLLRAACDNPEIPLAGAQLLVRTSFGERTYLVAVRYRASEAPLAALARGGGEAGELRATTRAALALMGALAKAGYGSTLLEAGELATELRATLGADAPAPVTDGWQAWSAGGTAQAGFVPLTREDVPVLLTSTARGAALTVASFTLRRNRFGRLAEEVTLRLARYAGTRRPPRTRDLDVPVVPLYGRHAAAVRRTLPLALPG; encoded by the coding sequence TTGACCGCTGCCGACGCGGGGGTCTCCGCCGGTGGCGGGACCGCACCCGAAGCACCCCGGCCCCGCCGGTTCACCATGGCGCCGTTCGTGCTGCCCATCGGTTTCGCCCAGATCGCGGTCTGGGAGTCCGCTCTGGTCGCGACGTTGCTGGCGGTGCACGACGTGCTGCCCGCGAAGCTCGTCGTGACCGTGCTGGCGGTGCTGGTGATCGCGTCCACGTCCGTCCGGTTCGCGGGACGGCACCTGGCAGGCTGGGCGCTCACCTGGGTGTCCTACCGGCTGCTGCAGCACGACGAACGCCGCCAGGCCGCCGACCCGCTGCGCGTGCTCGCCCACGACTTCCGGCTGCGGCAGCACGTCGACCGCGCCGGGAACCGGTTCGGGGTCGCCGGGGTCGGCGACGGCTGGACCACGGTGATCCGGCTGCGCGAGGGCGTGGAGCCGGACGTGGCGAAGGTGCTGGACCTGCTGCGCGCCGCGTGCGACAACCCGGAGATCCCGCTGGCAGGCGCCCAGTTGCTGGTGCGGACGAGCTTCGGCGAGCGGACGTACCTGGTCGCGGTGCGGTACCGGGCGAGCGAGGCGCCGCTGGCGGCGCTGGCCCGCGGCGGTGGTGAGGCGGGCGAGCTGCGGGCGACGACCCGGGCGGCGCTGGCGTTGATGGGCGCGCTCGCGAAGGCCGGGTACGGCAGCACGCTGCTGGAGGCCGGCGAACTGGCGACGGAGCTGCGCGCCACCCTCGGCGCGGACGCCCCGGCGCCGGTGACGGACGGCTGGCAGGCCTGGTCGGCGGGCGGGACCGCGCAGGCCGGCTTCGTCCCGTTGACGCGTGAGGACGTGCCCGTGCTGCTGACGTCGACGGCTCGCGGGGCGGCCCTGACGGTGGCCTCGTTCACGTTGCGCCGCAACCGCTTCGGGCGGCTCGCGGAGGAGGTCACGCTGCGGCTGGCGCGCTACGCCGGGACGCGGCGCCCGCCCCGGACCCGCGACCTGGACGTGCCGGTCGTGCCGCTGTACGGCAGGCACGCCGCCGCGGTACGGCGCACGCTGCCGCTCGCGTTGCCGGGCTGA
- a CDS encoding response regulator transcription factor: MAASEGGPIRVGVIEDHPLYRYAVANVLSEARDIELGPVAESVAAFASNQEPAGCVVVLDLKLRGVTDSQAVQEVVRMGHKVLVVSAHAGQDEVLGAISAGARGYLSKDADGDDILHAIREIAAGNSYVSPTLASFLLDSTRPRAGVKSVLSDRERQVLSLVAAGERDADIAEAMSISVRTVRSYLDRIRDKTGRRRRPELTRLAIEEGMA, translated from the coding sequence ATGGCCGCGAGCGAGGGCGGGCCCATCCGGGTCGGCGTGATCGAGGACCACCCGCTGTACCGCTACGCGGTCGCGAACGTGCTCTCCGAGGCGAGGGACATCGAGCTGGGTCCCGTCGCGGAGTCGGTCGCCGCGTTCGCGAGCAACCAGGAACCGGCCGGGTGCGTCGTCGTGCTGGACCTCAAGCTGCGTGGCGTGACCGACTCGCAGGCCGTGCAGGAGGTCGTGCGGATGGGGCACAAGGTGCTGGTGGTGTCCGCGCACGCAGGCCAGGACGAGGTGCTCGGCGCGATCTCCGCGGGCGCGCGGGGATACCTGTCGAAGGACGCCGACGGCGACGACATCCTGCACGCGATCCGCGAGATCGCCGCGGGCAACTCCTACGTGTCGCCGACCCTGGCGTCGTTCCTGCTCGACTCGACGCGCCCGCGGGCCGGGGTGAAAAGCGTGCTGTCCGACCGCGAACGGCAGGTGCTGTCCCTGGTCGCCGCGGGGGAGCGGGACGCCGACATCGCCGAGGCGATGTCGATCAGCGTCCGCACCGTCCGCTCCTACCTGGACCGGATCCGCGACAAGACCGGCCGCCGCCGGCGCCCCGAACTGACCCGGCTGGCCATCGAAGAGGGCATGGCCTGA
- a CDS encoding carbon-nitrogen hydrolase family protein: MLRIGLCQLTSSAEPAENLAPIREGVARAAGEGARVVVFPEAAMARFGVPLGPVAEPLDGPWAKSVAAIADEHGVLVVAGMFTPHEDGRVRNTLLITGLGHHTGYDKIHLYDAFGFRESDTVAPGASPVTVEVDGVTLGFATCYDVRFPELFRALADRGASAVVLPTSWGAGEGKRDQWEVLVRARALDSGCWVLGCGQADPAASGVEVNPKAPTGIGYSTVADGFGRVHAQLGAGPESVVVDIDPEVAEKARNATGALANRRL, from the coding sequence GTGCTCCGGATCGGCTTGTGCCAGCTCACATCGAGTGCCGAGCCCGCGGAGAACCTCGCCCCGATCCGCGAGGGCGTGGCGCGCGCGGCAGGTGAGGGAGCGCGGGTCGTGGTGTTCCCGGAGGCGGCGATGGCGCGGTTCGGGGTGCCGCTCGGGCCGGTCGCCGAACCGCTCGACGGGCCGTGGGCCAAGTCGGTCGCCGCGATCGCCGACGAGCACGGCGTGCTGGTGGTGGCCGGGATGTTCACCCCGCACGAGGACGGCCGGGTGCGCAACACCCTGCTCATCACCGGGCTCGGGCACCACACCGGCTACGACAAGATCCACCTCTACGACGCGTTCGGCTTCCGCGAGTCCGACACGGTCGCGCCCGGCGCCTCGCCGGTGACCGTCGAGGTCGACGGCGTGACGCTGGGCTTCGCGACCTGCTACGACGTGCGGTTCCCGGAGCTGTTCCGGGCGCTGGCCGATCGGGGCGCGTCCGCGGTAGTGCTGCCGACGTCGTGGGGCGCGGGCGAGGGCAAGCGGGACCAGTGGGAGGTGCTGGTGCGGGCGCGGGCGCTCGACTCCGGCTGCTGGGTGCTGGGGTGCGGCCAGGCCGACCCGGCGGCGTCCGGCGTCGAGGTGAACCCGAAGGCGCCGACCGGCATCGGCTACTCGACGGTGGCGGACGGGTTCGGGCGCGTGCACGCGCAGCTGGGCGCGGGGCCCGAGTCGGTCGTCGTGGACATCGACCCGGAGGTCGCGGAGAAGGCCCGCAACGCGACCGGGGCTCTGGCGAACCGGCGGCTCTGA
- the hisD gene encoding histidinol dehydrogenase, translated as MLNRIDLRGRVLSATELRATLPRAEIDVDAALHQVRPVVEAVRERGVEAVLEYTERFDRVRPASVRVPRAEIEAALTTLDPAVRAALEEAIERARKVHADQRRADVTTTVADGGTVTERWVPVERVGLYAPGGLAVYPSSVVMNVVPAQVAGVGSLVLCSPPQAEFGGRPHPTILAAAALLGVDEVWAVGGAQAVALMAHGGTDTDGAELVPVDLVTGPGNIYLTAAKRLLRGLIGIDSEAGPTEIAILADETADPVHVAADLVSQAEHDPLAASVLVTTSEELADAVDRELAGRVAATKHTERIGEALRGKQSGTVLVSTVDEGLRVVDAYAAEHLEIQTADARAVAARVRNAGAVFVGPYAPVSLGDYCAGSNHVLPTGGYARHSSGLSVQSFLRGIHVIDYSEEALREVAGKVVALANAEDLPAHGEAVTARFPGGAE; from the coding sequence ATGTTGAACCGCATCGACCTGCGTGGACGCGTGCTGTCCGCCACCGAACTCCGAGCCACGCTCCCGCGTGCCGAGATCGACGTGGACGCGGCGCTGCATCAGGTCCGCCCGGTGGTCGAGGCGGTCCGCGAGCGCGGGGTCGAGGCGGTCCTGGAGTACACCGAGCGGTTCGACCGCGTGCGCCCGGCGAGCGTCCGCGTGCCGCGCGCGGAGATCGAGGCCGCGCTGACCACGCTGGACCCGGCGGTGCGCGCCGCGCTGGAGGAGGCCATCGAGCGCGCCCGCAAGGTGCACGCCGACCAGCGCCGCGCGGACGTGACCACGACGGTCGCCGACGGCGGCACGGTCACCGAGCGCTGGGTGCCGGTCGAGCGCGTCGGCCTCTACGCCCCCGGCGGGCTCGCGGTGTACCCGTCGAGCGTGGTGATGAACGTCGTCCCGGCGCAGGTCGCGGGCGTCGGCTCGCTGGTGCTGTGCTCGCCGCCGCAGGCCGAGTTCGGCGGCAGGCCGCACCCGACGATCCTGGCCGCGGCGGCGCTGCTCGGCGTGGACGAGGTGTGGGCGGTCGGCGGCGCGCAGGCCGTGGCGCTGATGGCCCACGGCGGCACCGACACCGACGGCGCCGAGCTGGTCCCGGTCGACCTGGTCACCGGCCCCGGCAACATCTACCTCACCGCGGCCAAGCGCCTGCTGCGCGGCCTGATCGGCATCGACTCCGAGGCGGGCCCGACGGAGATCGCGATCCTGGCCGACGAGACGGCCGACCCGGTGCACGTGGCGGCCGACCTGGTGAGCCAGGCCGAGCACGACCCGCTCGCCGCGAGCGTCCTGGTCACCACGTCGGAGGAGCTGGCCGACGCCGTGGACCGGGAGCTGGCCGGCCGCGTCGCCGCGACCAAGCACACCGAGCGCATCGGCGAGGCGCTGCGCGGCAAGCAGTCCGGCACGGTTCTGGTGTCCACTGTGGACGAGGGGCTGCGGGTGGTGGACGCCTACGCGGCCGAGCACCTGGAGATCCAGACGGCCGACGCGCGGGCCGTCGCCGCGCGGGTGCGCAACGCAGGCGCGGTGTTCGTCGGCCCGTACGCGCCGGTTTCGCTCGGCGACTACTGCGCGGGGTCGAACCACGTGCTGCCCACCGGCGGGTACGCGCGCCACTCGTCGGGGCTGTCCGTGCAGAGCTTCCTGCGCGGCATCCACGTCATCGACTACAGCGAGGAGGCGCTGCGCGAGGTGGCCGGCAAGGTCGTCGCGCTCGCCAACGCCGAAGACCTGCCCGCACACGGGGAAGCGGTCACCGCCCGCTTCCCGGGAGGAGCCGAGTGA
- a CDS encoding histidinol-phosphate transaminase, which produces MSSDDVRLEDLPLREDLRGRSPYGAPQLDVPVRLNTNENPYPPPQALVDDVTEAVREAAAGLHRYPDRDASALRQDLAAYLSGATGVPLTERNLWAANGSNEVLQQILQAFGGPGRSALGFEPSYSMHPIIAAGTRTDWVATPRRDDFTLDTEAAARIVAERRPDVVFVTSPNNPTGGSIPFDELELVLRAAPGIVVVDEAYAEFSSQRSAVELIEAYPAQLIVSRTMSKAFAFAGGRLGYLAAAPAVIEALQLVRLPYHLSVLTQAAARAALRHADETLASVAKLAAERERVVEGLLGLGFTSVPSDANFILFGRFADARASWQAYVDNGVLIRDVGIEGHLRVTVGTPEENDAFLAASKEVPR; this is translated from the coding sequence GTGAGTTCCGACGACGTCCGTCTCGAGGACCTGCCGCTGCGTGAGGACCTGCGGGGCCGCAGCCCCTACGGCGCACCGCAGCTGGACGTCCCGGTCCGGCTCAACACGAACGAGAACCCGTATCCGCCGCCGCAGGCCCTGGTCGACGACGTCACCGAGGCCGTCCGCGAGGCCGCCGCGGGCCTGCACCGGTACCCGGACCGCGATGCGAGCGCGCTGCGCCAGGACCTCGCCGCGTACCTGTCCGGCGCGACGGGCGTGCCACTGACCGAGCGGAACCTGTGGGCCGCCAACGGGTCCAACGAGGTGCTGCAGCAGATCCTGCAGGCCTTCGGCGGTCCCGGCCGCAGCGCGCTGGGCTTCGAGCCGTCGTACTCGATGCACCCGATCATCGCGGCGGGCACCCGCACCGACTGGGTCGCGACGCCGCGGCGGGACGACTTCACGCTCGACACCGAGGCCGCGGCGCGGATCGTCGCCGAGCGCAGGCCCGACGTCGTGTTCGTGACCAGCCCGAACAACCCGACCGGCGGCTCGATCCCGTTCGACGAGCTGGAGCTGGTGTTGCGCGCCGCGCCGGGCATCGTCGTGGTGGACGAGGCGTACGCGGAGTTCTCCTCGCAGCGCAGCGCCGTCGAGCTGATCGAGGCCTACCCGGCGCAGCTGATCGTGTCGCGCACGATGAGCAAGGCGTTCGCGTTCGCAGGCGGGCGGCTCGGCTACCTCGCGGCCGCCCCGGCGGTCATCGAAGCGCTGCAGCTGGTGCGCCTGCCCTACCACCTGTCGGTGCTGACGCAGGCGGCCGCGCGGGCGGCGCTGCGGCACGCGGACGAGACGCTGGCCTCGGTCGCCAAGCTCGCGGCCGAGCGCGAGCGCGTCGTCGAGGGCCTGCTGGGCCTCGGCTTCACATCGGTGCCCAGCGACGCCAACTTCATCCTGTTCGGCCGCTTCGCCGACGCGCGTGCGAGCTGGCAGGCCTACGTGGACAACGGGGTGCTGATCCGCGACGTCGGCATCGAGGGCCACCTACGGGTGACCGTCGGCACCCCGGAGGAGAACGACGCCTTCCTGGCGGCGAGCAAGGAGGTCCCGCGGTGA
- the hisB gene encoding imidazoleglycerol-phosphate dehydratase HisB, producing MSRVGKVSRTTKESSITVVVDLDGTGQVEVSTGVPFYDHMLNSFGVHGSLDLKVDATGDIEIDAHHTVEDTAIVLGQAIRQALGDKSGIRRFGDAWIPMDETLAHAAIDVSGRPYCVHVGEPEQFNTFTIGGNYPFVLTRHVFDSLSFHAQIALHVRVIHGRDPHHIAEAQYKAVARALRAATEPDPRAGGIPSTKGVL from the coding sequence GTGAGCCGCGTCGGCAAGGTTTCCCGGACCACGAAGGAGTCCTCGATCACCGTGGTGGTCGACCTGGACGGCACCGGGCAGGTGGAGGTGTCCACCGGGGTCCCGTTCTACGACCACATGCTCAACTCGTTCGGCGTGCACGGCTCGCTCGACCTGAAGGTCGACGCGACCGGCGACATCGAGATCGACGCGCACCACACGGTCGAGGACACCGCGATCGTGCTGGGCCAGGCGATCCGCCAGGCGCTGGGCGACAAGTCGGGCATCCGCCGCTTCGGCGACGCGTGGATCCCGATGGACGAGACCCTCGCGCACGCCGCGATCGACGTGTCCGGCCGCCCGTACTGCGTGCACGTCGGCGAGCCGGAGCAGTTCAACACGTTCACCATCGGTGGCAACTACCCGTTCGTGCTGACCCGGCACGTGTTCGACTCGCTGTCGTTCCACGCGCAGATCGCGCTGCACGTCCGCGTCATCCACGGCCGCGACCCGCACCACATCGCCGAGGCCCAGTACAAGGCCGTCGCGCGTGCGCTGCGGGCGGCCACCGAGCCGGACCCGCGCGCGGGCGGCATCCCGTCGACGAAGGGTGTCCTGTGA
- a CDS encoding MMPL family transporter, with protein MATLLYRLARFSFRRRWLVASVWTAVLLVLGGGALTLSGQMSNSVTIPGTEAQQAIDHLKEKFPQAAAGNATARVAIEAPDGQALTDPAARATVEELVGKIKTAPGVAMVADPYQARTISADGRIAMAQVSYKVPATDVTDSDREALKSAADAAKSAGFTVEFGGDAIQGVPATEATEGIGVIVAAIVLAITFGSIVAAGLPLLTALIGVGVGMAGVMTVSGFVDLNSNTPILALMLGLAVGIDYALFIVSRYRHELAEGHDPELAAGRAVGTAGSAVVFAGLTVIIALVGLTVVGIPILGQMGVAAAGTVAVAVLIALSLLPALLGFAGRKVVGKHARPKQNGKPAMGERWARYVGRHRVPVLVTAVVGLLVVAIPALSMQLGLPTDATAAPDSTQRKAYDLISKGFGEGTNGPLIVVIDSADAPDPRLAATEATDSISRLPDVAAVTQAQFNADGDTALVTVIPKSGPSSEATEQLVASIRDQSDRLSGATGAKLSVTGQTALQIDVSEKLAGAMLPYLGLIVGLAFLLLMLVFRSIIVPLKATLGFLGSVVATFGAVVAVFQWGWLTDLLGVDSTGPIMSMLPILLIGVLFGLAMDYQVFLVTRMREDYVHGADARDAVVSGFKHGARVVVAAALIMISVFAGFIAAELSLIQSIGFALAFGVLVDAFVVRMTIVPAVMSLLGKHAWWLPKWLHRALPNVDVEGESLARHLERRRELEGARS; from the coding sequence GTGGCCACCCTGCTCTACCGCCTAGCCCGGTTTTCGTTCCGCCGGCGCTGGCTCGTCGCGAGCGTCTGGACGGCGGTTCTGCTCGTCCTGGGCGGCGGCGCGCTGACGCTGTCCGGCCAGATGTCGAACTCGGTGACCATCCCGGGCACCGAGGCGCAGCAGGCCATCGACCACCTCAAGGAGAAGTTCCCGCAGGCAGCGGCGGGCAACGCGACCGCGCGCGTGGCGATCGAGGCGCCGGACGGGCAGGCGCTCACCGACCCCGCCGCCCGCGCGACCGTCGAGGAGCTGGTCGGCAAGATCAAGACCGCGCCCGGTGTCGCGATGGTCGCCGATCCGTACCAGGCCAGGACGATCTCCGCGGACGGCCGCATCGCCATGGCCCAGGTGAGTTACAAAGTCCCGGCCACCGACGTGACCGACAGTGACCGCGAAGCGCTCAAATCAGCCGCCGACGCGGCCAAGAGCGCCGGTTTCACCGTCGAATTCGGTGGCGACGCGATCCAGGGCGTGCCCGCCACGGAGGCCACCGAGGGCATCGGCGTGATCGTCGCGGCCATCGTTCTGGCGATCACCTTCGGCTCGATCGTCGCCGCCGGGCTGCCGCTGCTGACCGCCCTCATCGGCGTCGGCGTCGGCATGGCCGGCGTGATGACCGTGTCCGGGTTCGTCGACCTGAACTCCAACACCCCGATCCTCGCGCTGATGCTCGGCCTCGCCGTCGGCATCGACTACGCGCTGTTCATCGTCTCCCGCTACCGGCACGAGCTGGCCGAGGGGCACGATCCGGAACTGGCCGCCGGGCGCGCGGTCGGCACCGCCGGCTCCGCCGTGGTGTTCGCCGGCCTGACGGTGATCATCGCCCTGGTCGGGCTCACCGTCGTGGGCATCCCGATCCTCGGCCAGATGGGCGTCGCGGCCGCCGGGACCGTCGCCGTCGCGGTCCTCATCGCCCTCTCGCTGCTGCCCGCGCTGCTCGGCTTCGCCGGCCGGAAGGTCGTCGGCAAGCACGCCCGCCCGAAGCAGAACGGCAAGCCCGCGATGGGCGAGCGCTGGGCCCGGTACGTCGGACGGCACCGCGTCCCGGTGCTGGTGACCGCGGTGGTCGGCCTGCTCGTCGTCGCGATCCCGGCGCTGAGCATGCAGCTCGGCCTGCCCACCGACGCCACCGCCGCGCCCGACTCGACGCAGCGCAAGGCCTACGACCTGATCAGCAAGGGCTTCGGCGAGGGCACCAACGGCCCGCTGATCGTCGTCATCGACTCCGCGGACGCGCCCGACCCGCGCCTGGCCGCCACCGAGGCGACCGACTCGATCTCGCGCCTGCCGGACGTCGCCGCGGTGACGCAGGCGCAGTTCAACGCCGACGGCGACACGGCGCTGGTCACCGTGATCCCGAAGAGCGGCCCGAGCAGCGAGGCGACCGAACAGCTCGTCGCGAGCATCCGCGACCAGTCCGACCGCCTCTCCGGCGCCACCGGCGCGAAGCTGTCGGTGACCGGCCAGACGGCGCTGCAGATCGACGTGTCGGAGAAGCTGGCCGGCGCGATGCTGCCCTACCTCGGCCTCATCGTCGGGCTCGCGTTCCTGCTGCTGATGCTGGTGTTCCGGTCGATCATCGTGCCGCTGAAGGCGACGCTGGGCTTCCTCGGCTCGGTCGTGGCGACCTTCGGCGCGGTGGTCGCGGTGTTCCAGTGGGGCTGGCTCACCGACCTGCTCGGCGTCGACTCGACCGGCCCGATCATGAGCATGCTGCCGATCCTGCTGATCGGCGTGCTGTTCGGCCTCGCGATGGACTACCAGGTGTTCCTGGTGACCCGGATGCGCGAGGACTACGTGCACGGCGCCGACGCCCGCGACGCCGTGGTGAGCGGGTTCAAGCACGGCGCCCGGGTCGTGGTGGCGGCGGCGCTGATCATGATCAGTGTGTTCGCCGGGTTCATCGCGGCCGAGCTGTCGCTGATCCAGTCGATCGGGTTCGCGCTGGCGTTCGGCGTACTGGTGGACGCGTTCGTGGTGCGCATGACGATCGTGCCCGCGGTGATGTCGCTGCTCGGCAAGCACGCGTGGTGGCTGCCGAAGTGGCTGCACCGCGCGCTGCCGAACGTCGACGTGGAGGGCGAAAGCCTCGCCAGGCACCTCGAGCGGCGCCGCGAACTGGAAGGCGCGCGGAGCTAG
- a CDS encoding TetR/AcrR family transcriptional regulator translates to MAAVAGHEDTRTRLLATALRLFTAHGVEGTSLQMIADELGVTKAAVYYHFKTKDEITEAVVEPGLRELESIVGEAARERRPGARIDHMLAGFVDLVVRHRALVALFSSDPGVARALEKHFFGKESCMVGMMTILSGPDPDPARVVATHAAVAGIALAGGSPDLAHYDDDTLRESLLEVGRKLLGRPRRRA, encoded by the coding sequence ATGGCAGCCGTGGCCGGACACGAAGACACCCGTACCCGCCTGCTCGCCACGGCATTGCGGCTGTTCACCGCGCACGGGGTCGAGGGCACGTCGCTGCAGATGATCGCCGACGAGCTCGGCGTCACGAAGGCCGCGGTGTACTACCACTTCAAGACGAAGGACGAGATCACCGAGGCCGTGGTCGAGCCCGGGCTGCGCGAGCTGGAGTCGATCGTCGGGGAGGCGGCGCGGGAGCGCAGGCCGGGCGCCCGGATCGACCACATGCTGGCCGGGTTCGTCGACCTCGTGGTCCGGCACCGGGCGCTGGTCGCGTTGTTCTCCAGCGACCCCGGGGTGGCGCGGGCGCTGGAGAAGCACTTCTTCGGCAAGGAGAGCTGCATGGTCGGGATGATGACGATCCTGAGCGGCCCCGATCCCGATCCGGCGCGGGTGGTCGCCACGCACGCCGCCGTCGCCGGGATCGCGCTGGCCGGCGGTTCGCCCGACCTGGCGCACTACGACGACGACACCCTGCGCGAGTCGCTGCTCGAGGTGGGGCGCAAGCTGCTCGGCCGCCCACGCAGGCGCGCCTGA
- a CDS encoding GNAT family N-acetyltransferase, which yields MRIRPADVTDAVAVFTLLGQSAGGQPRRAAFDHNYEQLIAAMTYDDTDFLVADRDGEVVGYVLAARVLSLHAGGPVSHLLELVVAQAHRGQGIGGMLVDAVVRRARRAGAVEVHVIARHIPGYFERLGFAETATCLTLPLS from the coding sequence GTGCGGATCAGGCCAGCCGATGTCACCGACGCCGTAGCCGTCTTCACCCTGCTGGGCCAGTCCGCAGGCGGACAACCTCGACGGGCGGCGTTCGACCACAACTACGAGCAGCTCATCGCGGCGATGACCTACGACGACACCGACTTCCTGGTGGCCGACCGCGACGGCGAGGTCGTCGGCTACGTGCTCGCCGCCCGGGTCCTGTCGCTGCACGCCGGCGGGCCGGTCAGCCACCTGCTGGAACTCGTGGTCGCGCAGGCGCACCGCGGGCAGGGGATCGGCGGGATGCTCGTCGACGCGGTCGTCCGGCGGGCACGGCGCGCCGGGGCCGTCGAAGTGCACGTCATCGCCAGGCACATCCCCGGCTACTTCGAGCGGCTGGGCTTCGCCGAGACCGCGACCTGCCTGACGCTGCCGCTCTCCTGA
- a CDS encoding RNA 2'-phosphotransferase, whose translation MDERTIIRVSKRLSRHLRHRPGEIGLALGPGGWVPVTELLTALAGHGLPLSRAQLDEVVAGNDKRRFAFDDTGTLIRASQGHSVDVDLGLPDADPPPTLFHGTAERFLPAILREGLRPRSRHDVHLSRDTEAAVRVGSRHGNPVVLAVDAAAMTRDGHRFQVSANGVWLTRAVPPQYLSRH comes from the coding sequence ATGGACGAAAGAACGATCATCCGGGTGTCCAAGCGGCTGTCCCGGCACCTCCGACACCGGCCCGGCGAAATCGGCCTGGCCCTCGGTCCCGGCGGCTGGGTCCCGGTCACCGAACTGCTCACCGCGCTCGCCGGCCACGGGCTTCCGCTCTCCCGGGCGCAACTCGACGAAGTCGTGGCAGGCAACGACAAACGCCGCTTCGCCTTCGACGACACCGGGACACTCATCCGGGCCAGCCAGGGGCACAGCGTGGACGTCGACCTCGGCCTGCCGGACGCCGACCCGCCGCCGACGCTCTTCCACGGCACGGCGGAACGGTTCCTGCCCGCCATCCTCCGGGAGGGCCTGCGCCCGCGCTCCCGCCACGACGTGCACCTTTCGCGTGACACCGAGGCCGCCGTGCGCGTCGGCTCGCGGCACGGCAACCCCGTCGTGCTGGCCGTCGACGCTGCGGCGATGACCCGCGACGGCCACCGCTTCCAGGTCAGCGCGAACGGCGTCTGGCTCACCCGTGCGGTGCCTCCGCAGTACCTGAGCCGTCACTGA
- a CDS encoding DUF2695 domain-containing protein: MTNAGLLDLWTEPQERECLGCYVSRLLADFGCDSTLRWTRRWRALRAPGVAALDRLFRRHDVKCDCGVPAALGAAARSDAPAALGAAACSGAPPPCAGVRRGSTRPCSMWGRPPDTPGGARGSPI; encoded by the coding sequence ATGACGAACGCCGGCCTGCTCGACCTGTGGACCGAGCCGCAGGAACGGGAATGCCTCGGCTGCTACGTGAGCCGCCTGCTGGCCGATTTCGGCTGCGACAGCACGCTGCGCTGGACGCGGCGCTGGCGTGCCCTGCGTGCCCCAGGTGTTGCGGCGCTCGACCGGCTGTTCCGAAGACACGACGTGAAGTGCGACTGCGGCGTACCGGCCGCGCTCGGAGCCGCGGCACGCTCCGACGCGCCGGCCGCACTCGGCGCCGCGGCGTGCTCCGGCGCGCCCCCACCGTGCGCGGGAGTCCGCCGTGGCTCGACAAGGCCCTGCTCGATGTGGGGCCGACCGCCTGACACTCCCGGCGGCGCCCGCGGCTCGCCGATTTGA